A stretch of DNA from Mycolicibacterium celeriflavum:
GGCCCGGGACCTGACCGAGCAAGCGGTGCTTGACGCCTTCGGCCAACCGCACCCTGAGGTGGCGGCCATGGTCGACACCTTGAGTAGGGCGGACCGGACGTTGGAAGCCCGGTGGTGGCGGCGCGACGTCGGCGGGAAGATGGTGCGTTTCGTCGTCTGCCGCAAGGGCGATAGGCATGTCGTCGCGGCGCGTGACGGTGACATGCTGGTGCTGCAGCGGATCGCCCCGCAGGTCGGGCTCGCGGGCATGGTGACGACGGTGCTGGGCTCCGCGACGGCGGCCGATGTGGAACCCCTGACGGGTATCGCCAGCAAACTGGCCGAGTGCCGAGAAGCAAACCAGATCGCTGCCTATGGCATCGCGCCGGCCTCCGCCCGGGCCTATGCCGAGATCATTGCCGAGCCGGAGAGCTGGGCAGAGATCACCGCGATCGAACGCCATCCCGGTGGCACCTTCACCCAGGCCGATGTCGCCGCCGGCGTGCTCTACTCGAGGCACGGCCGGATCGTGTCGATACCGCGCCGGGTCAGCGGCGAACTGTACGGCAGCTTCCTCCCGGGCACTCCCGAGAATCTGCAACGGGCGCTCGACGGGTTGATCGAGTTCCTGCCCTCGGGCACGTGGTTCGACCAGACCACGGACACAGCGGAATCCGGCCGGGACTGACGCGACGTGAGGAAGTCATCAGGGGTGAGGAAAGCACTGCATGGCAGGTGAGATGCCGCCAGAAAGGTTCGACGACGAGCGCGACGATCTGGTCGCGCTCGGCTCCTTCGACCGCGGCGATGCCCCCGACGACGACTCGAGCGACTCCGTCCTCGACGCACTGGCGGTCTACGCCCCGGCCGAACCCGTCGAGAACCCCGAAAGCCCCTTGTTCACCGTGACGAACCCGACCGGCACCGTCGGCGTCAGCACGTTCCTCGACGGTCGGATCAGCCAGATCGATCTGTCGCCGAAGGCTGCCGAGCTGACCGAAGCCGACCTCGCCGCCGAAGTCGTGGTCATCGCCGGCCTGGCGACCCAGGAGGCGAAGTCTGCCCAGCACGCGATGATGCTCGAGGGCATGCGGGAGCAGGGCCACGACGACGCGGCGACCCGCGACTTCCTGAGCCGCGATCTTGAGCTCCCCAGCCCGGAACAGGCCCGGGCCGAGCGTGCACGGGTGTTCGCGACAAGATATGCGGGTGACGATGACTGAGCACCTCGCCAGCCTGTTCGGTAGCGCGGTCGGCATGCTGCCCAGCGCACCCGCGCGCTCGTTCGAGATCTTCACCGAGATAACCACTCTGGACGAATCGGCCTGCGACGCGTGGGTGGGCCGCATCCGCTGCGGCGACACCGACCGGGTCACGCTTTTCCGGGCGTGGTATTCCCGCGCCAACTTCGGCCAGCTCGCCGGCTCCGCCGAGATCTCGATGAACAGCCTGAACGCGCGGGTGCCGATCGGCGGGCAGTTCGGGGACATCACCTATCCGGTCAACTCCCCGTTGTCCATCGCGATGGGTTTCGCGGTGAGCGAGGCGACAGTCGGCAACTACGCCGACGCGATGGAGGCGCTCGAGGACCTCCCGTCGGCCGGTGCCGAGCACCTGGTCTCCTGGGTGAAGGCCGTCGTCTACGGTGCGGCCGGACGTTGGACCGATGTGATCGAGCAGGTTCGCGGGGCAGCGGGCTGGCCCGACAAGTTCCTCGCGGCGGCCGCAGGTGTGGCACACGGTGTCGCCGCGGCCAACCTGGGCCTGTTCACCGAGGCCGAGCGCCGCCTGACCGAGTCGAACTCCTCGCCCGCGGGAGAAGCATGCGCACCCGCCATCGCGTGGTTCCTGGCGATGACCCGTCGCAGCCAGGGCAACGAAGACGCCGCGGTGGCGCTGCTGGAATGGCTGCAGGCTACCCATCCAGAGCCGAAAGTCACTGAAGCGCTGCGGGATCCGGCGTACCGGCTGACCACGACGACCGCGGAGAAGATCGCCGCCCGCAAGGACCCGTGGGACCCCACGAGCGTGGAGGCCGACACCGCGGGCCGTGACCGGCTGTTGGCCGAGGCGGAGGCGGAACTGGACCGCCAGATCGGGCTGGCGCGGGTCAAGGAACAGATCGAGGCGTACCGCGCCGCCACGCAGATGGCGAAGATCCGCGCGGCGCGCGGCATGAAGGTCGCGCAAGCCTCGAAGCACATGATCTTCGCCGGGCCGCCCGGCACGGGGAAGACGACGATCGCCCGCGTGGTGGCCAACATCCTGGCCGGCCTCGGCGTGATCGCCGAGCCGAAACTCGTCGAGTCCTCCCGCAAGGATTTCGTCGCCGAATACGAGGGGCAGTCGGCGGTCAAGACCAGCCGAACCATCGACCGCGCCGTCGGTGGTGTGCTGTTCATCGACGAGGCCTACACGCTGGTGCAGGAGCGTGACGGGCGTGCCGACCCGTTCGGCACCGAGGCGCTGGACACGCTGCTGGCCCGGATGGAGAACGACCGCGACCGGCTGGTGGTCATCATCGCCGGCTACAGCGCGGACATCGACCGGCTGCTGGAGTCCAACGACGGCCTGCGGTCACGTTTCGCCACCCGGATCGAGTTCGACTCGTACACCCCCGACGAGATCGTAGATATCGCCAAAGTCATTGCCAAGGCGAATGATTCGGCGCTCGACGAAGATGCCGCGAAACGGGTACTGGAGGCCGCCACGCTGCTGAGCCAGCGGACGCTGAACGGCAAACCCGCGCTCGACATCGCGGGCAACGGCCGTTACGCCCGCCAACTCGTCGAGGCCGGTGAACAGAACCGCGACATGCGGTTGGCCCGCTCGCTCGACATCGACAGCCTCGACGTCGAACAGCTCAGCGAGATCAACGGTGATGACATGGCCGCCGCCATCGGCGCGGTGCACGCACGTCTGAGCATCGGCGAGTAGGCATGGCGGGATTCCGGCTCACCACCAAGGTGCAGGTCAGCGGGTGGCGCTTCCTGCTGCGGCGCGTCGAGCACGCGATCGTGCGGCGGGACACCCGGATGTTCGACGACCCGCTGCAGTTCTACAGCCGCGCCGTGTCCGCCGGCGTGATCATCGCGGTGCTGATCTGTCTTGGCGCCGCGCTGTTGGCGTACTTCAAGCCGCTCGGAAAGCGCAGCGGCGACACCCTTCTCGTCGACCGCAGCACCAATCAGCTCTATGTTGTACTGCCGGACAGCGGACAGTTGCGGCCGGTGTACAACCTGACCTCGGCGCGGCTGGTTCTCGGCAATACGGGAACGCCGTCAGCGGTCAAGTCCGACGAGCTGAACCGGATGCCCAAGGGGCAGCCCATCGGAATCCCCGGCGCCCCGTACGCGACACCGGTCGGTGGCGCGAATTCGATGTGGACGCTGTGCGACACCGTCACCAAGCCGGAAAGCGTGGCGCCGGCACTGGAGACGTCGGTGATCGTGCGACCGCTGGCGACCGATGCGTCGGTCGGACCGATGCGACCCAACCAGGGCATGCTGGTGTCTTACGAGAACGAGAGCTGGCTGGTCACCGAAACCGGCAGGCACGACATCGATCTCGCCGATCGCGCGATCACCTCGGCGGTCGGCATCCCGGTCACCGCCAAGGCGACACCGATCTCGGAGGGCCTGTTCAACGCCCTGCCCAACGCAGGACCGTGGCGGCTCCCGGAGATTCCGTTCGCGGGTGCTCCGAATTCGGTCGGCTTGCCGCCCAATCTTGTGATCGGTGCGGTGTTCAAGGCGCTCACCGAAGACGGCGAACAGCATTTCGTGGTGTTGCCCGACGGGGTTGCGCGGGTCAACGACACCACCGCCGCAGCCATCCGCGCCACCGATTCGTTCGGCCTGGTCACGCCGCCGCCGGTGGCGGCGAGTGTGGTCGCGAGGATCCCCGAGCAGGTGTTCGCCTCACCGCTGCCCGCCGAGCCTCTGGACATTTTGTTGCGCGAGGACGCCCCGACGCTGTGCTGGGCCTGGCAACGGGAACCGGGCGACCAGGCCCCGAAGACGACGGTGATCTCCGGTCGCCATCTGCCGATCCCGGCATCGGCGATGAACACCGGGATCAAGCAGATCGGCGGCGACGCAACGGTTTACATCGACGGCGGACAGTACATCCGGCTGCAGTCGCCCGATCCCCGGTACGGGGAGAGCCTGTATTACGTCGACCCGCAGGGCGTGCGCTACGGCCTACCCAACGAGGACACCGGGAACACGCTCGGGTTGAGCGGGCCGACGACAGCACCGTGGCAGGTGGTCGGCCTTCTGGTCGACGGACCGGTGCTGTCGAAGGAGGCGGCGCTCATCGAACACGACACCCTGCCACCGGATCCCAACCCCCGTAAGGTCGGCGACGGCTCCGCAGGTGCGGCCCAGCCGGCCACGTCCCAGACCGGAGGCGGCCGATGACTACGAAGAAATTCACCCCGGTCATCAAGCGCGGACCGCGGCTGACACCGGGTGAAATCAACGTCGCGCCGCCCGACGACCTCGGCGTCGAGATCCCGCCGTCGGGCATTCAGAAGGCGCTGCCCTGGGTGATGGGCGGCGGCATGCTCGGAATGATCGCGATCATGATCTTCACCGGCATTCGGCAGCTCTCGCCGTACATGCTGATGATGCCGCTGATGATGATCATGGCCACGGTCGGGTTCATGGCGGGTGGCGGGCCGGGCGGCAAGCGGGTGCCCGAAATCAACGCCGACCGTAAGGAGTACCTGCGCTATCTGTCCGGGCTGCGTACCCGGGTCACGTCGTCGGCAGCGGCACAGGTGACGTTCTTCAACTATCACGCGCCACATCCGGCGGACCTGTTGTCGATCATCGGCACGAACCGCCAGTGGTCCCGGCAGACCAACGCCGACTTCTACACCGCGACTCGGGTCGGGCTGGGCGCCGAACCCGCGGTCGACCGGCTGCTCAAGCCCGCCGTCGGCGGCGAGTTGGCGGGCCCGCAGGGAGCGCCACAGCCGCACCTGGAGCCGGTGAGCCACATGTGGGTGACGAAGTTCCTGCGCACGCACGGACTGATCCACGATTGCCCGAAGCTGTTGCAGCTGCGCACATTTCCGACCATTGCCGTCGGCGGCGACCCTGGGGGAGCCGCGGGCTTGCTGACCGCCATGATCTGCCACCTCGCGGTCTTCCATCCGCCGGACCTGCTGCAGATGCGGGTGCTCACCGACAACCCCGAGGACCCGAACTGGGCGTGGCTCAAGTGGTTGCCGCATGTGCAGCATCAGAGCGACACCGACGCGGCGGGACCGACCCGGATGATCTTCACCCGCCCCGACGGCCTCAGCGACCTGACCGCCCGCGGCCCGCACACCGCGGACGCAGCGCCGAGCGGACCCTACGTCGTGGTCTTCGACCTCACTGGCGGCAAGGCCGGTTTCCCGGTCGACGGCCGGGCCGGCGCGACCGTCATCACACTCGGCAACCACCGCGGCTCGGTGTACCGGATCCGCGTGGCGGCCGACGGCACTGCCGATGATCGCTTGCCCAATCAGACATTCCGGCTGATCACCTCGACGGTCGACCACATGACAGCCGACCAGGCCAGTCGCGTCGCGCGGAAGCTGGCCGGGTGGTCGATCACCGGCACGATCATCGACAAGAGCGTACGGGTGCAGAAGAAGGTCGCCACCGAATGGCACCAGCTGGTCGGCGCGCAGACTATCGAGGAGGTGACTCCTGCGCGGTGGCGGATGTTCAGCGACACCGACCGCGACCGGTTGCGCATCCCGTTCGGCCACGAGCTCAAGACCGGCGACATCATGCACCTCGACATCAAGGAGGGCGCCGAGTTCGGTGCCGGTCCGCACGGAATGCTTATCGGCACAACGGGTTCGGGTAAATCAGAGTTTCTCCGGACGCTGATCCTGTCATTGGCCGCCACGCACCACCCGGATCAGGTCAACCTCCTGCTCACCGACTTCAAGGGCGGCTCGACGTTCCTCGGCATGGAGAAATTGCCCCACACCGCGGCCGTCGTCACCAACATGGAAGAAGAAGCCGAACTGGTCAGCCGGATGGGCGAAGTGCTGTCCGGCGAATTGGATCGCAGACAGTCGATCCTGCGGCAGGCTGGTATGCAAGTCGGTGCGGCGGGCGCGCTGTCCGGTGTCGCCGAGTACGAGAAGCATCGCGAGCGGGGCACCGATCTGCCGCCCTTACCAACGCTTTTCGTGGTGGTCGACGAGTTCGCCGAGCTGCTGCAGAACCACCCGGACTTCATCGGGCTGTTCGACCGCATCTGCCGTGTCGGCCGGTCGCTGCGTGTGCATCTGCTGTTGGCCACCCAGTCGCTGAATACCGGCGGCGTGCGGATCGACAAGCTCGAACCGAACCTCACTTACCGGATCGCGCTGCGCACCACGAGTTCTGCGGAGTCCAAGGCGGTGATCGGAACGCCTGAGGCGCAGTACATCACCAACAAGGAGAGCGGTGTCGGTTTCGTCCGTGTTGGCATGGAGGACCCGGTGAAGTTCCAGAGCGTCTACACCGGTGTGCCCTATACGCCGACGGCTACGCAAAGGGACGACGGCGAATCGAAGCCACGGACCAACGGTCAGAGCCGACTGCAGATCCGCCCGTTCACCGCGGCGCCGATCCTCGACGCGACGGCGGTGACATCTTGAGCGTCCAACCCGAGCAGCGCGTCCTACGCGAGGTCGTCCTCGACCAGCTGACCACCGGCGAGACCCGGGCCTATCGAATGTGGTTGCCGCCGTTGGCCGATCCCACCCCGGTCAACGAACTCATCGAACGCGATGAGCAGCGCGGGCCGTTGCGGTTCGGGCTGGGAATCATGGACGAGCCGCGAAGGCACCGCCAGGAGGTGTGGGGCATCGACACGTCGTCAGCCGGCGGCAACATCGCTGTCGGTGGCGCCCCGCAGACCGGTAAGTCGACATTCCTGCAGACGCTGCTGCTGTCGGCCGCCGCGTCGCACACGCCGCGTCAGGTGCAGTTTTACTGCGTGGACCTCGGCGGTGGCGGCCTCATGTACCTCGAGGATCTGCCGCACGTCGGCGGGGTGGCGACCAGGTCCGAGCCCGACCGGGTGAACCGCGTGGTCGCCGAGATGAAAGCCGTTCTGCGGCAACGCGAAGCAACCTTCAAGCAGTACCGCGTCGGCTCGATGGCTGCCTACCGCCAGATGCGTGATGATCCGAACCACCCCGCGGCGGCCGATCCGTTCGGCGACGTGTTCCTGGTGATCGACGGCTGGACCGTGTTCGTTAGCGAATTCCCTGACCTCGAGCCGCTCGTGCAGGACATCGCGGGCCAAGGATTGGCGTATGGCGTACACACGGTGATATCAACGCCGCGGTGGACGGAACTCAGATCCCGCGTCCGCGACTACCTGGGCACCAAGGTCGAGTTCCGGCTCGGCGACGTGAACGAGACCCAGGTCGACCGCATCACCCGCGAGATCCCGGCCAACCGACCCGGACGCGCGGTCTCGATGGAGAAGCATCACCTGATGATCGGGGTGCCGAGGCTCGACGGCGTGCACAGCGCGGAGGAGCTCGTGCCTGCGCTGACGACCGCCGTTCAGCAGGTAGCGGCAAGGCACACCGACGAGGCTCCGCGCGTTCGGGTGCTGCCAGAACGCGTCTACCTTCACGAGCTGGACCCACAACCGCCGGGCCCGGACGCGGACTATCGGACCCGCTGGACGATTCCGCTTGGCGTGCGCGAATCGGACCTGACAGTGGCCTACAACCACATGTACAACACACCGCACCAACTCATCTTCGGGGCGGCGAAGTCGGGTAAGACCCGTATCGCGCATGCGTTGGCGCGGTCGATCTGCGCACGCAACAGTCCCGATCAGGTTCGATTCATGGTCGCCGACTACCGGTCCGGCCTGCTTGATGCGGTGCCCGAGAGCCATCTGCTCGCCGCCGGAGCCATCAACCGGAATCATGCGACGCTCGAAGATTCGATCAAAGCGTTGGCCGTCAACCTGAAAAAGCGGTTACCGCCGTCGGACTTGACGGCGGCTCAGCTGCGATCGCGGTCGTGGTGGACCGGGCCAGATGTGGTGCTCCTGGTCGACGACTGGCACATGATCGTGGCCGCCGGCGGCATGCTGCCGCCGATGGCACCACTTGCGCCGCTGCTACCTGCCGCAGCAGATATCGGTCTGCACATCATCGCGACCTGCCAGATGAGCCAGGCGCATCGGTCGACAATGGACAAGTTTGTAGGCGTCGTATACGGGGCGGGCACCCCCACGATGTTCCTATCAGGTGAGAAGCAGGACTTCCCCTCGCG
This window harbors:
- the eccCb gene encoding type VII secretion protein EccCb, which translates into the protein MSVQPEQRVLREVVLDQLTTGETRAYRMWLPPLADPTPVNELIERDEQRGPLRFGLGIMDEPRRHRQEVWGIDTSSAGGNIAVGGAPQTGKSTFLQTLLLSAAASHTPRQVQFYCVDLGGGGLMYLEDLPHVGGVATRSEPDRVNRVVAEMKAVLRQREATFKQYRVGSMAAYRQMRDDPNHPAAADPFGDVFLVIDGWTVFVSEFPDLEPLVQDIAGQGLAYGVHTVISTPRWTELRSRVRDYLGTKVEFRLGDVNETQVDRITREIPANRPGRAVSMEKHHLMIGVPRLDGVHSAEELVPALTTAVQQVAARHTDEAPRVRVLPERVYLHELDPQPPGPDADYRTRWTIPLGVRESDLTVAYNHMYNTPHQLIFGAAKSGKTRIAHALARSICARNSPDQVRFMVADYRSGLLDAVPESHLLAAGAINRNHATLEDSIKALAVNLKKRLPPSDLTAAQLRSRSWWTGPDVVLLVDDWHMIVAAGGMLPPMAPLAPLLPAAADIGLHIIATCQMSQAHRSTMDKFVGVVYGAGTPTMFLSGEKQDFPSREITVKRRPPGQAFLVTPDGREVIQAAYVDGPEEVS
- a CDS encoding ESX secretion-associated protein EspG, encoding MSPDAAQIDDVVGVEVTIDGMLVIADRLGLMEFPTALGIRLNIPQPDLRDRVWEQVARDLTEQAVLDAFGQPHPEVAAMVDTLSRADRTLEARWWRRDVGGKMVRFVVCRKGDRHVVAARDGDMLVLQRIAPQVGLAGMVTTVLGSATAADVEPLTGIASKLAECREANQIAAYGIAPASARAYAEIIAEPESWAEITAIERHPGGTFTQADVAAGVLYSRHGRIVSIPRRVSGELYGSFLPGTPENLQRALDGLIEFLPSGTWFDQTTDTAESGRD
- the eccCa gene encoding type VII secretion protein EccCa; amino-acid sequence: MTTKKFTPVIKRGPRLTPGEINVAPPDDLGVEIPPSGIQKALPWVMGGGMLGMIAIMIFTGIRQLSPYMLMMPLMMIMATVGFMAGGGPGGKRVPEINADRKEYLRYLSGLRTRVTSSAAAQVTFFNYHAPHPADLLSIIGTNRQWSRQTNADFYTATRVGLGAEPAVDRLLKPAVGGELAGPQGAPQPHLEPVSHMWVTKFLRTHGLIHDCPKLLQLRTFPTIAVGGDPGGAAGLLTAMICHLAVFHPPDLLQMRVLTDNPEDPNWAWLKWLPHVQHQSDTDAAGPTRMIFTRPDGLSDLTARGPHTADAAPSGPYVVVFDLTGGKAGFPVDGRAGATVITLGNHRGSVYRIRVAADGTADDRLPNQTFRLITSTVDHMTADQASRVARKLAGWSITGTIIDKSVRVQKKVATEWHQLVGAQTIEEVTPARWRMFSDTDRDRLRIPFGHELKTGDIMHLDIKEGAEFGAGPHGMLIGTTGSGKSEFLRTLILSLAATHHPDQVNLLLTDFKGGSTFLGMEKLPHTAAVVTNMEEEAELVSRMGEVLSGELDRRQSILRQAGMQVGAAGALSGVAEYEKHRERGTDLPPLPTLFVVVDEFAELLQNHPDFIGLFDRICRVGRSLRVHLLLATQSLNTGGVRIDKLEPNLTYRIALRTTSSAESKAVIGTPEAQYITNKESGVGFVRVGMEDPVKFQSVYTGVPYTPTATQRDDGESKPRTNGQSRLQIRPFTAAPILDATAVTS
- the eccB gene encoding type VII secretion protein EccB, with protein sequence MAGFRLTTKVQVSGWRFLLRRVEHAIVRRDTRMFDDPLQFYSRAVSAGVIIAVLICLGAALLAYFKPLGKRSGDTLLVDRSTNQLYVVLPDSGQLRPVYNLTSARLVLGNTGTPSAVKSDELNRMPKGQPIGIPGAPYATPVGGANSMWTLCDTVTKPESVAPALETSVIVRPLATDASVGPMRPNQGMLVSYENESWLVTETGRHDIDLADRAITSAVGIPVTAKATPISEGLFNALPNAGPWRLPEIPFAGAPNSVGLPPNLVIGAVFKALTEDGEQHFVVLPDGVARVNDTTAAAIRATDSFGLVTPPPVAASVVARIPEQVFASPLPAEPLDILLREDAPTLCWAWQREPGDQAPKTTVISGRHLPIPASAMNTGIKQIGGDATVYIDGGQYIRLQSPDPRYGESLYYVDPQGVRYGLPNEDTGNTLGLSGPTTAPWQVVGLLVDGPVLSKEAALIEHDTLPPDPNPRKVGDGSAGAAQPATSQTGGGR
- a CDS encoding secretion protein EspD — translated: MAGEMPPERFDDERDDLVALGSFDRGDAPDDDSSDSVLDALAVYAPAEPVENPESPLFTVTNPTGTVGVSTFLDGRISQIDLSPKAAELTEADLAAEVVVIAGLATQEAKSAQHAMMLEGMREQGHDDAATRDFLSRDLELPSPEQARAERARVFATRYAGDDD
- the eccA gene encoding type VII secretion AAA-ATPase EccA: MTEHLASLFGSAVGMLPSAPARSFEIFTEITTLDESACDAWVGRIRCGDTDRVTLFRAWYSRANFGQLAGSAEISMNSLNARVPIGGQFGDITYPVNSPLSIAMGFAVSEATVGNYADAMEALEDLPSAGAEHLVSWVKAVVYGAAGRWTDVIEQVRGAAGWPDKFLAAAAGVAHGVAAANLGLFTEAERRLTESNSSPAGEACAPAIAWFLAMTRRSQGNEDAAVALLEWLQATHPEPKVTEALRDPAYRLTTTTAEKIAARKDPWDPTSVEADTAGRDRLLAEAEAELDRQIGLARVKEQIEAYRAATQMAKIRAARGMKVAQASKHMIFAGPPGTGKTTIARVVANILAGLGVIAEPKLVESSRKDFVAEYEGQSAVKTSRTIDRAVGGVLFIDEAYTLVQERDGRADPFGTEALDTLLARMENDRDRLVVIIAGYSADIDRLLESNDGLRSRFATRIEFDSYTPDEIVDIAKVIAKANDSALDEDAAKRVLEAATLLSQRTLNGKPALDIAGNGRYARQLVEAGEQNRDMRLARSLDIDSLDVEQLSEINGDDMAAAIGAVHARLSIGE